In one Gemmatimonadota bacterium genomic region, the following are encoded:
- a CDS encoding AraC family transcriptional regulator → MTTRERLQRLAGAIPDSGGVEGYVSGALPGLGFLRHSAPTPIEGTVYEPVVCLILRGRKRTTAGSMAVEFGPGESLIVSHALPVLSQVTECPYLAMTLALDIGILRSLVDQIDERADTGARAATLDVERTEELLIEALTRYVAVAGSPTEARVLAPLVLREIHFRLLMAPHGGMLRKLLRADSTASHIHRAVREIRENFRSTLSVPRLARRIGMSESAFHRHFKSITGTTPLQYQKTMRLFEARRLISAEGYGVSRAAIEVGYASPTQFSREYSREFGVAPRVHTAVAAR, encoded by the coding sequence ATGACGACACGAGAACGGCTTCAGCGTCTTGCGGGCGCAATCCCGGATTCCGGTGGCGTCGAGGGCTACGTTTCCGGCGCATTGCCGGGCCTGGGCTTCTTGCGGCACTCCGCTCCGACGCCGATCGAAGGCACCGTCTACGAGCCGGTCGTCTGCCTGATCCTGCGCGGGAGGAAGCGGACGACTGCGGGGTCCATGGCGGTGGAGTTCGGACCCGGCGAATCCCTCATCGTCAGCCACGCTCTCCCGGTGCTCTCCCAGGTCACCGAATGCCCGTACCTGGCGATGACGCTCGCCCTCGACATCGGCATCCTGCGCAGCCTCGTGGATCAGATCGATGAGAGGGCCGACACCGGGGCGCGAGCGGCCACCCTGGACGTGGAGCGGACGGAGGAGCTTCTGATCGAGGCTCTGACCCGCTACGTGGCCGTGGCCGGGAGCCCTACGGAAGCCAGGGTCCTGGCCCCGCTCGTCTTGCGGGAGATCCACTTCAGGCTGCTGATGGCACCGCACGGCGGAATGCTCCGGAAGCTTCTTCGGGCTGACAGCACGGCGAGTCACATCCATCGAGCGGTTCGGGAGATCCGGGAGAACTTCCGGTCGACGTTGTCCGTCCCCCGACTGGCCAGGCGGATCGGGATGAGCGAGTCGGCGTTCCATCGGCACTTCAAGTCGATCACCGGCACCACTCCCCTGCAGTACCAGAAGACGATGCGGCTCTTCGAGGCTCGCCGGCTCATCTCCGCGGAGGGATACGGGGTGTCCCGCGCGGCCATCGAGGTGGGATACGCGAGCCCGACGCAATTCAGCCGGGAGTACTCGCGCGAGTTCGGTGTGGCACCGCGCGTCCACACTGCGGTCGCGGCGCGCTGA
- a CDS encoding aldo/keto reductase, which produces MSRPVFVRLLNGVEMPSVGFGTYLIPDEEAGAAVRAALQAGYRHVDTAEAYRNEAGVGEGIRDAIDSLGLERRDVFVTTKLWPGNPAWGDPAKDAAATVASFEGSLQRLGMDHVDLYLIHAPFAGTGRLAQWRALVDLREQGRIRAIGVSNFSIDHIREIERAGLPLPDANQIELHPWSQKPDLVDYLREAGIQPIAYSSLVPLSSWRAVEGQASAKTAAMVTDGASEDSPFKALASKHGVSEAQVLLRWAVQRGFAVLPKSTHPERVRQNLDLYSFELDKADMDLLARMDRGGGVAWAAGDPIKAD; this is translated from the coding sequence GTGAGCCGTCCCGTCTTCGTTCGACTCCTCAACGGAGTCGAGATGCCCTCCGTGGGGTTCGGCACCTATCTGATCCCCGATGAGGAAGCCGGCGCCGCTGTGCGCGCGGCGCTTCAAGCGGGGTACCGACACGTGGACACCGCCGAGGCCTACCGAAACGAGGCGGGCGTGGGAGAGGGGATCCGGGACGCCATCGACTCCCTGGGCCTGGAGCGCCGGGACGTCTTCGTGACGACCAAGCTGTGGCCGGGGAATCCGGCGTGGGGAGATCCGGCCAAGGACGCCGCCGCGACCGTGGCGTCCTTCGAGGGCAGCCTGCAGCGGCTCGGCATGGACCACGTGGACCTCTACCTGATCCACGCTCCGTTCGCCGGCACCGGCAGACTCGCGCAATGGCGGGCGCTCGTCGACCTGAGGGAGCAAGGCCGGATCCGGGCCATCGGCGTGAGCAACTTCAGCATCGATCACATCCGGGAGATCGAGCGCGCGGGACTCCCCCTTCCCGACGCCAACCAGATCGAGCTTCATCCCTGGTCCCAGAAGCCCGACCTGGTCGACTACCTCCGGGAGGCCGGCATCCAGCCCATCGCGTACAGCAGCCTCGTGCCGCTGTCGAGCTGGCGCGCCGTGGAGGGTCAGGCCAGTGCGAAGACCGCGGCGATGGTCACAGACGGCGCGAGCGAGGACTCGCCCTTCAAGGCCTTGGCGTCCAAGCACGGCGTCTCGGAAGCACAGGTCCTCCTCCGCTGGGCGGTCCAGAGGGGATTCGCGGTTCTTCCCAAGAGCACCCATCCGGAGCGGGTCCGGCAGAACCTCGACCTCTATTCCTTCGAGCTCGACAAGGCGGACATGGACCTCCTCGCGCGCATGGACCGCGGCGGGGGCGTCGCGTGGGCCGCGGGGGATCCGATCAAGGCCGACTAG
- a CDS encoding RidA family protein yields MAREIISTDNAAKSPPTYSQAVRAGGFIFVSGTAPQDPSSGAIVGTTIQEQTRQCLKNIAAILESAGSSLHKVVSATVVLADEDDFSGMNEEWLRWFPTDPPARQGAKLPVRVPGLKVSIAAIAEA; encoded by the coding sequence ATGGCACGCGAGATCATCAGCACCGACAACGCCGCAAAGTCTCCGCCGACCTACAGCCAGGCCGTGCGAGCAGGAGGATTCATCTTCGTGTCGGGCACGGCGCCCCAGGACCCGAGCAGCGGTGCGATCGTCGGGACGACGATCCAGGAGCAGACGCGGCAGTGTCTGAAGAACATCGCCGCCATCCTCGAGTCGGCCGGTAGCTCGTTGCACAAGGTCGTCAGCGCGACCGTGGTGCTCGCCGATGAGGACGACTTCTCCGGCATGAACGAAGAGTGGCTGCGATGGTTTCCGACCGATCCCCCCGCCAGGCAAGGTGCCAAGCTGCCGGTCCGCGTACCGGGTCTCAAGGTCTCGATCGCGGCGATCGCGGAAGCCTGA